One segment of Plasmodium gaboni strain SY75 chromosome 3, whole genome shotgun sequence DNA contains the following:
- a CDS encoding putative microtubule and actin binding protein (part of same gene as PGSY75_0321700B~gap found within coding sequence), with protein MGFHNVENISDIKKLKTLKNDQQNVNNFSRICNDNITLCVSNSNQLYLYNKSIDICDNKKKKKKKKKKKFISHNYKNEIVNLINHDNNNIYQDQSHKCILHMNSDDLYVSPNNNEQKKLYQEDIHIINEKSLLQTQEIIEKNGRQDIINTNNQNVMLEIQDDEETNLIRNIEKDIEPTIFSGLSTSCALDKEKYLYHSNDISDVNYVCQDEIHSLISPDEEKKNTLQSLSNQNLEMEYQLNSNDEDGYIIDNDEDDHNKENVKENKKKNNKENNKENKKKNNKENNSDNNSYNNSYNNSYNNSYNNSYNNSYNNSYNNSHINSHINSHNNSHNNSHNNSDNNSDNNSDDDKEIKNILNVLNNLRNYKFHDTDNLDNDENYESFDNHPDVYKISNNNMDEDDKDNTNDMNNIYHDQNIPFLKNEYTYDNVLSKEDKENIDLQKIKDKYEKFALNLNHEMDDNNNNNNMLSQPNYNTDNNKNDVCQQKEKNQLHYETSQEEKKIIFNEIVNSNKCTYQQVDNKKNDTINTHIYSSTNGNNHKYNSDQDLINYKNNINCVKNKEVNIINDKIKYNINDNTNDNINDYINIYKQTQNTYHDINQEHIKQSNIYNEEQNKELDHFSKIKEELAICSNNSSKNSEQVRKKKLLKENMNNLNNVNKNDETNMIYDNKEIVLEKENGYINTYNNNNIYSNNNNNIYSNNNIYNNCNNYDVCAKSNIMNVNLENYNIIDTTKYIFQENNKDISNDIKNDIKNINLQKEDDFEFDSYLNKLNNLKSMLHENESDSDNYDDENEDTNLEESNDITDEEGKINDVDYDKELSIDMDADVDIDVNVDVDDQSSNKNMYNEKKKKEKRDDIKMKQNERKESKERKNKNNNNKNNNNNNNNNNNNNNKNDDDYIDNNNNNMIVEYINSDDNTYNQADIQYSNYTPNNYNVLDKFTSDKQPNNNKKKNNYYYYKPEHILLLEKKNKGLNKQVKYLEKQILIQKKKEMIFFKNKEKYKKKKISLINEYEKKLDNIIIDFNKLKENCINKEKKLAKMEDITKYINEQFSISKIQFENKMNEYVIFLKKKDSEIYMLKELIKEKEKTILYNDNILKQYKKDVDDILKDNIDKIDDIKKKLKTQEDIISQKDRQILMLENNLKIGTDKINKFDNEIQKLQYKINIHIEKETELKKTNDIEKEKNSKLSNQLDILNKENNNLHNKIEVLLKNEKEISTENIKLIETNKTLFIENEKLSNDIKNILNEKEKIEDNYNKINNENIKIVEELQSYKEIKEKQINEITQIKEQIHNLDKHISQLQIEKNNLEESYIKEKNENEKISNILEEKSKQLSTYEINKNINELKIEELEKDKENILLTTKNEINNIKQEYKTLQQHLEETNVLYEKEKLAIDTITKEKNNIINESDKIKNKNKKLNNKLKENQINYENTLNNIKKENQQIIETEKKNFTQKVQSLEHAFKQSYNQLKDQNEDLQKQIKQLKNVNEDIKTNSKNLKNVNDLLIKETKNYSEEKEKFIKGLKNIKQAYIKLKNENQQLKTNAFEYIKKEVQENYVTLTVHNNLLNEQKKLQVEIDILKSQIDQKQNIINNMNEQISDANHKISSINKENEELNTTIKIKNKITEDVNLSVEKLKTELNSKDDEVKKKTIEIKQKEREYKKLLEDYKTEKKNLVTKYEKELDSYMTKYEF; from the exons ATGGGATTTCATAACGTTGAAAATATATCAGATATTAAGAAATTAAAGACATTAAAAAACGATCAAcaaaatgtaaataatttCTCACGAATATGCaatgataatataacattGTGTGTAAGTAATTCAAATCAactttatttatataataagtCCATTGATATTtgtgataataaaaaaaaaaaaaaaaaaaaaaaaaaaaaaaaatttatatcacataattataaaaatgaaatagtaaatttaataaaccatgataacaataatatttatcaaGATCAATCACATAAATGTATACTCCATATGAATAGTGACGACTTATATGTATCTCCTAATAATAATGagcaaaaaaaattatatcaagaggatattcatataataaatgaaaaatcACTATTACAAACACAAGaaataatagaaaaaaatggtagacaagatattataaatacaaataatcAAAATGTAATGCTAGAAATACaagatgatgaagaaaCTAATTTAATACGAAATATCGAAAAGGATATCGAACCAACTATCTTTTCAGGCTTATCAACATCCTGTGCGTTAGATAAAgagaaatatttatatcattcAAATGATATAAGTGATGTTAATTATGTCTGCCAAGATGAAATACATAGTTTAATTTCTCCTGAcgaagaaaaaaaaaatactcTCCAGAGTTTATCAAACCAAAATTTGGAAATGGAATATCAATTAAATTCAAATGATGAAGATGGATATATAATAGACAATGATGAGGACGACCATAATAAGGAAAATGTcaaagaaaataaaaaaaaaaataataaggaaaataacaaagaaaataaaaaaaaaaataataaggaaaataatagtgataataatagttataataatagttataataatagttataataatagttataataatagttataataatagttataataatagttataataatagtcATATTAATAGTCATATTAATAGTCATAATAATAGTCATAATAATAGTCATAACAATAGTGATAACAATAGTGATAACAATAGTGATGATGATAAAGAAattaagaatatattaaatgtattaaataatttaagaaattataaatttcaTGATACAGATAATTTAGACAATGATGAGAATTATGAATCCTTTGATAATCATCCTGatgtttataaaatatcaaataataatatggatgaagacgataaagataatacaaacgatatgaataatatttatcatgatcaaaatataccttttctaaaaaatgaatatacATATGATAATGTTCTCTCTAAGgaagataaagaaaatatcgatttacaaaaaataaaagataaatatgaaaagTTTGCCCTCAATCTTAATCACGAAATggatgataataataataataataatatgttaaGTCAACCAAATTATAATACAgacaataataaaaatgatgtaTGTCAAcagaaagaaaaaaatcAACTTCATTATGAAACATCacaagaagaaaaaaaaattatttttaatgaaATAGTAAATTCAAATAAATGCACATATCAACAAGTAgacaacaaaaaaaatgatactataaatacacatatatattcttcaaCAAATGGTAAtaatcataaatataattctgatcaagatttaataaattataaaaataatataaattgtgtaaaaaataaggaagtaaatataatcaatgataaaataaaatataatataaatgataatacaaatgataatataaatgattatattaaCATTTATAAACAAACACAAAATACTTATCATGATATTAATCAAGAACATATCAAACAATccaatatttataatgaagaacaaaataaagaattagATCATTTtagtaaaataaaagagGAACTAGCCATATGTTCCAATAATTCGTCTAAAAATTCTGAACAAGTcaggaaaaaaaaattattaaaagaaaatatgaacaatttgaataatgttaataaaaatgatgagacaaatatgatatatgataataaagaaattgtattggaaaaagaaaatggatatattaatacatataataataataatatatatagtaataataataataatatatatagtaataacaatatatataataattgtaataattatgatgTGTGTGCAAAATCAAATATCATGAATGTCAATTTAGAGAACTATAATATAATTGACACCactaaatatatttttcagGAGAATAATAAAGACATATCTAATGATATAAAGAATGacattaaaaatataaatttacaGAAAGAAGACGACTTTGAATTTGATTCGTATctaaataaattaaataatttgaaAAGTATGCTTCATGAAAATGAGAGCGATAGCGACaattatgatgatgaaaatgaagataCAAATTTAGAAGAAAGCAATGATATTACAGATGAAGAAGGAAAGATAAATGATGTAGATTATGATAAAGAATTAAGTATTGATATGGATGCGGACGTAGATATTGATGTAAATGTAGATGTGGATGATCAAAGtagtaataaaaatatgtacaatgaaaaaaagaagaaagaaaaaagggatgacataaaaatgaaacaaAATGAAAGGAAAGAAAGcaaagaaagaaaaaataaaaataacaataataaaaataataataataataataataataataataataataataataaaaatgacgatgattatattgataataataataacaatatgATCGTTGAATATATCAACAGTGATGATAATACATACAACCAAGCAGACATTCAATATTCAAATTATACACCTAACAATTATAATGTATTAGATAAATTTACAAGTGATAAACAGccaaataataataaaaaaaaaaataattattattattataagcctgaacatattttattgctagaaaaaaaaaataaaggtCTAAATAAACAAGTGAAATATTtagaaaaacaaatattgatacagaagaaaaaagaaatgatcttttttaaaaataaagagaaatacaaaaagaaaaagatatCTCTAATTAatgaatatgaaaaaaaacTTGACAACATAATTATAGATTTCAACAAGCTTAAAGAAAActgtataaataaagaaaagaaGCTAGCCAAAATGGAAgatataacaaaatatataaatgaacaATTCTCAATAAGCAAAATACaatttgaaaataaaatgaatgaatatgtaatatttttaaaaaaaaaagattcagaaatatatatgttaaaagaattaataaaagaaaaggaaaaaacgatattatataatgacaatatattaaaacaatataaaaaagatgtagatgatatattaaaagacAATATAGACAAAAttgatgatataaaaaaaaaactgAAAACACAAGAAGATATAATATCTCAAAAAGATAGACAAATACTAATgttagaaaataatttaaaaatagGAACAGacaaaattaataaatttgataacgaaatacaaaaattacaatataaaataaatatacatatagaaaaagaaacagaactaaaaaaaacaaatgatatagaaaaagaaaaaaatagtaaACTATCAAATCAGTtagatattttaaataaagaaaataataatttacaCAACAAAATTGAAGtgttattaaaaaatgaaaaagaaattagTACAGagaatattaaattaattgAAACAAATAAAACTTTATTCAttgaaaatgaaaaattatcaaacgatataaaaaatatattaaatgaaaaagaaaaaatagaagataattataataaaattaataatgaaaatattaaaatagTAGAAGAACTTCAATcatataaagaaataaaagaaaaacaaataaacGAAATAACACAAATCAAAGAACAAATACATAACCTAGATAAACATATTTCTCAATTAcaaatagaaaaaaataatttggAAGAATCctatataaaagaaaaaaatgaaaatgaaaaaatatcaaatatattagaaGAAAAATCGAAACAATTATCTACTTatgaaattaataaaaatataaatgaactaaaaattgaagaactagaaaaagataaagaaaatatactcctaacaacaaaaaatgaaattaataatataaaacaagAATATAAAACTCTACAACAACATTTAGAAGAAACAAATgtattatatgaaaaagaaaagcTAGCTATAGATACGATTActaaagaaaaaaataatattattaatgaatctgataaaataaaaaataaaaataaaaaacttaataacaaattaaaagaaaatcaAATCAATTATGAAAACacattaaataatataaaaaaagaaaatcaacaaattatagaaacagaaaaaaaaaattttacaCAAAAAGTTCAATCATTAGAACATGCATTCAAACAATCTTATAATCAGTTAAAAGATCAAAATGAAGACTTacaaaaacaaataaaacaattaaaaaatgtaaatgaAGATATTAAAACAAATTCTAAAAATcttaaaaatgtaaatgaCCTCTTAATTAAAGAAACCAAAAATTATTcagaagaaaaagaaaaatttattaaaggattaaaaaatattaaacaagcatatatcaaattaaaaaatgaaaatcaacaattaaaaacaaatgcttttgaatatatcaaaaaagAAGTACAAGAAAATTATGTTACTCTCACTGTTCATAATAATCTAttaaatgaacaaaaaaaattacaagTAGAAATTGATATACTCAAATCTCAAATAGAccaaaaacaaaatattataaataatatgaatgaacAAATTTCAGATGCTAATCATAAAATTTCAtctataaataaagaaaacGAGGAACTAAACACAACCataaaaatcaaaaataaaataactGAAGATGTAAATTTAAGTGTCGAG aaatTGAAGACTGAACTGAACTCTAAAGATGACgaagtaaaaaaaaagacaatcgaaattaaacaaaaagaaagagaatataaaaaattattagaAGATTATaaaacagaaaaaaaaaatctaGTAACAAAATATGAAAAGGAATTGGATTCTTATATGACTAAATATGAATTTG
- a CDS encoding hypothetical protein (conserved Plasmodium protein, unknown function) — protein sequence DERSNKNDSYNNVVEYNKKRVVNLKNNISEKCGNEHYEYYNDYRHDNNNNNNNNNCSYSHFDNTYNEKYKLLYKEKKRRVNKNNKNLSDTYKVLINICINEIKKNNDHEGLNEVYEALKNNHNNNNNINININSDNINSVDVNDYYNKKEIFEKNTKRNIYNNNNNNCCYYNDLMMVGMKRKKELLYSDDEFEECKKKKMCRKNNIESDMFDIFKNVINVLTCKYPEHNIKEFFFNSHNKLKEEYENNKNRSIKLSSYNSNRYNNVYNKIKNKIFYSRNDIKKKSLIHMKYKSDVFNYCLKNIKRNITILSHYLPHKKEYDYITKIMFDEYCDNIITSGIDGFIKVYHLITGNLIMSIHAHNNLITDFDIHKSNKYMISCDEKGIVKFWFLDKYKYKLLFTYRRTFYMKNVKFFYNIASKNGRSSHRCVNKNYGPCHNNNNNNNNNINNNYYNMCDYYCHDFNSNSSCSCLSYKTYALCSTNTYFFIIKFDDLNNDYQIIRSINTFNMNNVKFFPYLQFSYSLNYNISPYTYNKLIISKNPIKELKNSYLIFINTQKDINDIYNDNNNDYINGRKKKLKFLLLTTKKIYDDNDYNDENMIITPHDIEIKKYVNKVSDEIYNNIHAEDVIELAYNKGDQKKKKLNEQDNSYRKIFQFFEINILQNLKNNIGIINLECLSNNDDEVINVEEVHRETQESKNKENNKENNSYNNSYNNSYNNSYNNSYNNSHINSHINSHNSSHNNNNNNNNNNIDEGCFNKYNYCEVKNQKVKIPIFCFYTSLYVEYMIESSAMHENAKTKNKNENVLNEINKENKNDLFIISSTSCSSYYYSSSDYDDRRSHTLDDEDELRPNDNYSDDSLRRSGRNDSNGSLTRNNNNNMITWNEDHNYINNNQSVFNNQSVCDNQNVCDNQNVCDNQNVFNTKDREEVNNKGEGCIIKKFDNISRTDRNNDKYKDKKSKKNNNDNKKYHNNYNESNYLKKNNVCNKCSSDKKCIHTLNKEKPNMKSKLRAKKLHYKISSISLNISDEYLIVADGITNKSNSSKDINNAVTMKTNLSIFNTKTYEETKFFDLKKCDSYVSFIEPNPFYKDIILFGCYRKYIYLLNVEKKKIIKKFSYDSDLKNFFAQWNKNGYFFIVSHNFGYFSIFTLNKNSCYKFTLCEQITSTQVSFLNDMNGNENMEDYDNVNVLSDVYVYDSVGGMNESNRVLPLDASTINNSDMRHRGRRAARSINSNVNNNTRSNNTRNNNTRSNNTRNNNTRSNNTRNNNTRSNTPRNNNNNSNNRGGHRLIRGGNRIERMTNSDDELEIITRNNVNDLNDQNVNDLNDQDVNNIKDEKNNIILKSSSKRKKKIIEESSDNSSSEKTIYTLYTDSNSRCSQKNKNKNDKNNIDICDNDSFVDLNEQKKNDNIYINKNDGDQEDDLLNDEVKIIENGKNIYEKRTKEKFLNNKKTIINLECLSNNDDEVINVEEVHRETQESKNKMKTKRRNKNNINNSNINNSNINKNNINNSNINHSNSNNYYGEDEIINIDHIINTSSSFNSTDNIYKKNKKLANKSRKRNSEHDCIHIKDNSFVGNKDDAFVLDDDDEINSNTNINNINDDDKDNIYNNNNNYYYCQNERCDDKSLNPNKRLSFIKKNKIQRRCKNEEIEKVTEIYDDKKEEESSSNDNSFFDDESSISFLSDETKYDNYRDSLNNTSDDSYTLYIKKINKHERNNNNINCNNSNNNNNNINCNNYNNNINYNYNYNYNRCDNISNMSWSSDNDQNLLSDSMLSKNHTYNNKHLYQKIYRNNNACSLFFKKRKKKGKCISEENKPIHNNFNNINVLVDKKFKIYEQELQPLLPRFSSFNLCDNYLDFLKNQKIDPINIHISYYKYIYTKLKNKDTSYKNLLIYDILYRILQNYRKNSPLYYKNIDNNNNKKKKDMNLKNIQCDKFMKSSSIKQINYFNGPSPKDQPIISNNNILKYENKNELDVSDEKGTVGICEESLNYNYYNSVNEFDLKMDPLLEKLNKYIEFYKKGKGEKNKQNYINVMKINKIYNRFINKTDDIIYSYG from the coding sequence GATGAAAgaagtaataaaaatgatagttataataatgttgtggagtataataagaaaagagttgtaaatttaaaaaataatatatcagAAAAGTGTGGAAATGAAcattatgaatattataatgattatcgtcatgataataataataataataataataataattgttCATATAGTCACTTTgataatacatataatgaGAAATATAAGttgttatataaagaaaaaaaaagaagagtaaataagaataataagAATTTAAGTGATACATACAAagtattaataaatatttgtatcaatgaaataaaaaaaaataatgatcATGAAGGACTAAATGAAGTTTATGAAGCGTTAAAgaataatcataataataataataatattaatattaatattaatagtgataatataaatagtGTTGATGTGAATGATTActataataaaaaggaaatatttgaaaagaacacaaaaagaaatatatataataataataataataattgttgttattataatgatttaATGATGGTAGGTATgaagagaaaaaaagaattacTTTATAGTGATGATGAATTTGAAgaatgtaaaaaaaaaaagatgtgtagaaaaaataatatcgAATCTGATATGtttgatatttttaaaaatgtgATAAATGTATTAACGTGTAAATATCCTgaacataatataaaagaatttttttttaatagtcataataaattaaaagaagaatatgagaataataagaatagatctataaaattatcaagttataatagtaatagatataataatgtatataataaaataaagaataagatattttattcaagaaatgatattaagaaaaaaagtttaatacatatgaaatataaatctgatgtatttaattattgtttaaaaaatataaaaagaaatataacaatattatCACATTATTTACCAcataaaaaagaatatgattatataacTAAAATAATGTTTGATGAATATtgtgataatataataacatcTGGAATAGATGGATTTATAAAAgtatatcatttaataacAGGGAATTTAATAATGTCTATACATGcacataataatttaataacaGATTTTGATATTCataaatcaaataaatacatGATATCATGTGATGAAAAGGGCATAGTCAAATTTTGGTTTCtagataaatataaatataaattattatttacatatagaagaacattttatatgaaaaacGTAAAGTTTTTTTACAACATTGCAAGTAAGAATGGTAGATCTTCACATCGTTGTGtgaataaaaattatggCCCATGccataataataataataataataataataatattaataataactATTATAACATGTGTGATTATTATTGTCACGATTTTAATAGTAACAGTAGCTGTTCTTGTCTTTCTTATAAGACATATGCCCTGTGCTCAACgaatacatatttttttattataaaatttgaTGACTTAAATAATGACTATCAAATTATAAGATCtattaatacatttaatatGAATAACGTAAAGTTTTTTCCTTATCTTCAATTCTCTTATTcattaaattataatatatctcCTTATACTTATAACAAGTTGATAATATCTAAGAATCctataaaagaattaaaaaacagttatttaatatttatcaatacacaaaaagatataaatgacatatataatgataacaataatgattatataaatggTCGTAAGAAGAAACtgaaatttttattattgaccacaaagaaaatatatgatgataatgattataatgatgaaaatatgattattaCTCCACATGAtattgaaataaaaaaatatgtaaataaagTTAGTgatgaaatatataataatatacatgCAGAAGATGTTATAGAATTAGCATATAATAAAGGAgatcaaaaaaaaaaaaaattaaatgaacaagataattcatatagaaaaatatttcaattttttgaaataaatattttacagaatttaaaaaataatataggTATTATAAATCTGGAGTGTCTTTCTAACAATGATGATGAGGTTATTAATGTAGAGGAAGTACATAGAGAAACCCAAGAGAGCAAAAATAAGGAAAATAACaaagaaaataatagttataataatagttataataatagttataataatagttataataatagttataataatagtcATATTAATAGTCATATTAATAGTCATAATAGTAgtcataataataataataataataataataataatattgatgaGGGGtgttttaataaatataattattgtGAAGTAAAAAATCAGAAAGTGAAAATACCCAtcttttgtttttataCTTCTCTGTATGTTGAATATATGATTGAATCTTCAGCCATGCATGAGAATgcaaaaacaaaaaataaaaatgaaaatgttttaaatgaaataaataaagaaaataaaaatgatctctttattatatcttcGACTTCTTGTTCgtcttattattattccTCGAGTGATTATGATGACAGACGTAGTCATACGTTGgatgatgaagatgaaCTAAGGCcaaatgataattattctGATGATTCTTTGAGAAGAAGTGGAAGAAATGATTCGAATGGCAGCCTAAcaagaaataataataataatatgataacATGGAATGAAGAccataattatattaataataatcaaaGTGTTTTTAATAATCAAAGTGTTTGCGATAATCAAAATGTTTGTGATAATCAAAATGTTTGTGATAATCAAAATGTTTTTAATACGAAAGATAGGGAAGAAGTTAATAATAAAGGTGAAGGATgcattattaaaaaattcgATAATATTTCTAGAACGGATAgaaataatgataaatataaagataaaaagagtaaaaaaaataataatgataataaaaaatatcataataattataatgagagtaattatttaaaaaaaaataatgtttGTAATAAATGTTCAAGtgataaaaaatgtattcATACATTAAATAAGGAAAAACCAAATATGAAATCAAAATTACGAGCTAAGAAATTACATTATAAAATAAGTAGTAtatcattaaatatatctgatgaatatttaattgTTGCTGATGGGATTACAAATAAATCGAATTCATcaaaagatataaataatgcTGTTACTATGAAAACAAATTTGTCTATATTTAATACAAAAACTTATGAAGAGACTAAATTTTttgatttaaaaaaatgtgaTAGTTATGTTAGTTTTATAGAACCTAATCCATTttataaagatattatattatttggttgttatagaaaatatatatatttattaaatgttgaaaaaaaaaaaattataaaaaaattttcatatgaTAGTGATttaaagaatttttttGCTCAATGGAATAAAAATGGATACTTTTTTATAGTGTCTCATAATTTTGGATACTTTTCTATCTTTACAttgaataaaaattcatGTTATAAATTTACATTGTGTGAACAGATAACATCTACTCAGGTATCTTTTTTGAATGATATGAATGGAAATGAAAATATGGAGGATTATGATAATGTGAATGTCTTGTCAgatgtatatgtatatgatTCTGTAGGTGGCATGAACGAATCCAATCGTGTTCTTCCGCTAGATGCGTCAACTATAAATAATAGTGACATGCGACATAGAGGGAGGCGCGCCGCAAGGTCCATCAACAGcaatgtaaataataacacAAGGAGTAATAACACAAGAAATAATAACACAAGAAGTAATAACACACGAAATAATAACACAAGAAGTAATAACACACGAAATAATAACACAAGAAGTAATACCCCCagaaataataacaacaataGTAATAATCGTGGGGGACATAGACTCATCAGGGGAGGGAATAGAATCGAGCGAATGACCAATAGTGATGACGAGCTTGAGATTATTACAAGAAATAATGTAAATGATTTAAATGATCAAAATGTAAATGATTTAAATGATCAAgatgtaaataatattaaagatgaaaagaataatatcattttaaAATCCTCTAGTAAgagaaaaaagaaaattatcGAAGAAAGTTCAGATAATTCAAGCTCAGAAAAAActatatatacattatatacAGATAGTAATTCAAGATGTTctcaaaaaaataaaaataaaaatgacAAAAACAATATTGATATATGTGATAATGATTCTTTTGTTGATTTgaatgaacaaaaaaaaaatgacaatatttatattaataaaaatgatggTGATCAGGAGGATGATCTTTTAAATGATGAAGTTAAAATTATAGAAAATGGAAAGAACATATATGAGAAAAGAACAAAAGAAAagtttttaaataataaaaaaactATTATAAATCTGGAGTGTCTTTCTAACAATGATGATGAGGTTATTAATGTAGAGGAAGTACATAGAGAAACACAAGAGAgcaaaaataaaatgaaaacaaaaagaagaaataagaataatataaataatagtaatataaataatagtaatataaataagaataatataaataatagtaatataaatcatagtaatagtaataattattatggTGAGGATGAAATTATCAACATTgatcatattattaacactagttcttcatttaattcaacagataatatatataaaaaaaataaaaaacttGCAAATAAATCAAGAAAAAGGAATTCAGAGCATGACTGTATTCATATTAAAGATAATAGTTTTGTAGGGAATAAAGATGACGCTTTTGTGTTAGATGATGACGATGAAATAAATAGTAACActaatattaataatattaatgatgatgataaagacaatatttataataataataataattattattattgtcaGAATGAAAGATGTGATGATAAATCGTTGAATCCAAATAAACGCTTAagttttattaaaaaaaataaaatacaaagAAGGTgtaaaaatgaagaaatagaaaaagtaacagaaatatatgatgataaaaagGAAGAAGAAAGTTCAAGTAACgataattctttttttgaTGATGAAAGCTCAATTAGTTTTCTCAGTGATGAAActaaatatgataattatagAGACAgtttaaataatacatcAGATGATAGttatacattatatataaaaaaaataaacaaacacgaaagaaataataataatattaattgtaataatagtaataataataataataatattaattgtaataattataataataatattaattataattataattataattataatcGTTGTGATAACATATCAAATATGTCGTGGAGTTCGGATAATGATCAGAATTTATTAAGTGATTCAATGCTATCAAAAAatcatacatataataataaacatttatatcaaaaaatatatagaaataataatgcatgttctttattttttaagaaaagaaaaaagaaaggaAAATGTATATCTGAAGAGAATAAACctatacataataattttaataatataaatgttcTTGTTGATAagaaatttaaaatatatgaacaaGAATTACAACCTTTACTTCCACGATTTTCTAGTTTTAATTTATGTGATAATTATTTagattttttaaaaaatcaaaaaatagatccaataaatattcatataagttattataaatatatatatacaaaattaaaaaataaagatacAAGTTATAAGAATTTATTgatatatgatatattatatagaatatTACAAAATTATAGGAAGAATTCAccattatattataaaaatatagataataataataataagaagaaGAAAGATATGAAtctaaaaaatattcaatGTGATAAATTTATGAAGTCTAGTAGtataaaacaaattaattattttaatgGCCCATCTCCTAAAGATCAGCCAATTAtatctaataataatattttaaaatatgaaaataaaaatgaattagATGTATCAGATGAGAAGGGAACTGTTGGTATATGTGAAGAATctttaaattataattattacaACAGTGTTAACGAGTTTGATTTAAAAATGGATCCTTtattagaaaaattaaataaatatattgaattttataaaaaagggAAAGGTGAGAAGAATAAAcagaattatataaatgtaatgaaaataaataaaatatataatcgttttattaataaaacggatgatataatatattcatatgg